A genomic segment from Saprospiraceae bacterium encodes:
- the istA gene encoding IS21 family transposase, with the protein MKNYQTQRVMLYFQINQLLREHFTISQISEKLSISRTTVYFYADMSEEAFLEWVKGMRKKSKKLSPYEDQIKSRLSQHPELSGYQIHDWMLEHHPQLKVSRRTVSNFVCYLRQVYQLAKPAKEKQGREYTAVEDQAYGRQAQVDFGVYEMPTSQGSSHKVYFMITVLSRSRYKHVYFLDRPFTTADVVKAHESAFTHFGGIPQQMVYDQDKLMVVSENGGDILFTEKFRAYLKVRKFETFVCRGSDPETKGKSESVVKYVKTNFLNQRQFINAEILNAECIAWLERTGNGQLHGTTRRIPTQDFLIEQASLQALDPANLSFLEYTVYHVRKDNLITWKSNRYSVPAGTYKGKGTKVWVKVEGKNLVICQQDKTPIAQHEISLDKGQTITNSNHKRDRSQTIKLLIEQVAQLFTDQSSAQAYFAQLQQAKPRYIRDQLLLIKKAIGKSNAEYADQALKFCQTNTILNANDFSAVLDQLSRTDHPAQVEVEQLLMEDVDRKHYLATPQKSSITDYESILNPNNLSV; encoded by the coding sequence ATGAAGAACTATCAAACCCAACGTGTGATGTTATACTTTCAGATCAATCAATTGCTGCGAGAGCATTTTACAATATCGCAGATTAGCGAGAAGCTATCCATTAGCCGAACGACGGTGTACTTTTATGCGGATATGAGTGAGGAGGCCTTCCTGGAGTGGGTCAAGGGTATGCGCAAGAAGTCAAAGAAACTTAGCCCTTATGAGGATCAGATCAAAAGTCGGCTGAGCCAGCATCCGGAACTGTCTGGCTACCAGATACATGATTGGATGCTGGAGCATCATCCACAGCTTAAGGTGAGTCGTCGTACAGTATCTAATTTTGTATGCTATCTACGCCAGGTCTATCAGCTTGCCAAGCCAGCTAAAGAGAAACAGGGTCGGGAGTATACAGCCGTCGAGGATCAAGCTTATGGTAGGCAAGCCCAGGTAGATTTTGGGGTGTACGAGATGCCGACTAGCCAAGGATCATCTCATAAGGTCTACTTTATGATTACGGTTTTATCCCGCTCGCGCTATAAACACGTCTATTTTCTGGACCGGCCCTTCACTACGGCAGATGTGGTGAAAGCTCATGAGTCAGCATTTACTCATTTTGGAGGTATTCCTCAGCAGATGGTCTACGATCAGGACAAACTGATGGTGGTCAGTGAAAACGGTGGAGATATTTTATTTACTGAAAAGTTTAGGGCCTACCTCAAGGTTCGTAAGTTCGAGACCTTTGTATGTCGTGGCAGTGATCCGGAAACTAAAGGTAAATCAGAAAGTGTGGTCAAATATGTGAAGACCAATTTTTTGAATCAGCGTCAGTTTATCAATGCGGAAATACTCAATGCCGAGTGTATAGCCTGGTTGGAACGAACGGGCAATGGTCAGCTACACGGAACAACTAGGCGCATTCCCACTCAAGACTTTTTAATTGAACAGGCATCCCTCCAAGCCCTTGACCCAGCCAACTTATCGTTTTTGGAGTATACAGTCTACCATGTTCGCAAAGACAATTTGATTACCTGGAAAAGCAATCGTTATTCGGTTCCAGCAGGTACCTACAAGGGTAAAGGCACCAAAGTATGGGTCAAAGTAGAGGGAAAAAACCTAGTCATTTGTCAACAAGATAAAACGCCCATTGCCCAGCATGAAATCAGTTTAGACAAGGGGCAGACTATCACCAACTCTAATCATAAGCGGGATCGAAGTCAGACGATCAAACTACTCATCGAGCAAGTGGCTCAACTGTTCACCGATCAATCATCAGCTCAGGCTTATTTTGCTCAACTACAACAGGCCAAACCCCGGTATATCCGCGATCAATTGCTCCTCATCAAAAAGGCTATTGGTAAATCCAATGCTGAATACGCAGATCAAGCCCTAAAGTTTTGCCAGACCAATACCATTTTAAATGCAAATGACTTTAGCGCTGTCTTAGACCAACTTAGCAGGACGGACCATCCTGCCCAAGTGGAAGTGGAACAGCTTCTGATGGAAGATGTAGATCGTAAGCACTATCTGGCCACCCCTCAAAAGAGTAGCATCACTGATTACGAATCGATTCTTAATCCAAATAACTTATCCGTATGA
- a CDS encoding ankyrin repeat domain-containing protein has protein sequence MRELDKKLIKATGKEDLELAKSLISQGADVNALDDWRNSTLSNAIWDERTQVMDFLFKHGARIHINGGHNLIMHACFNGKYKSVLWLLDKGVNPNFLLESTGETPLHYTIVKQDDSVRTEIVKALIDAGADVNKKTIPKTETACFMRDAYLKGETPLHRAAAYGDEEMIKALKDAGADLTIKDANGDTPLSWGSWHLRPSNILGLLLYGNVPGWYGFPNPNLNGEDLK, from the coding sequence ATGAGAGAGTTAGACAAAAAATTAATAAAAGCTACTGGAAAAGAGGATTTAGAATTAGCAAAAAGTCTAATTTCTCAAGGGGCTGATGTAAATGCATTAGATGACTGGAGAAATAGTACATTATCAAATGCAATCTGGGATGAAAGAACCCAGGTAATGGATTTTTTATTTAAACATGGAGCAAGAATCCATATAAATGGAGGACATAATTTAATAATGCATGCATGTTTTAATGGCAAATACAAATCTGTTTTGTGGCTTCTTGATAAAGGTGTAAATCCTAATTTTTTATTGGAATCAACAGGAGAAACTCCTTTACATTATACCATTGTTAAACAAGATGATTCAGTAAGGACAGAAATTGTAAAAGCACTAATTGATGCAGGAGCTGATGTAAATAAGAAAACCATCCCCAAAACTGAAACTGCATGTTTTATGCGGGATGCCTATCTTAAGGGTGAGACACCATTACACAGAGCTGCTGCTTATGGTGATGAAGAAATGATAAAGGCTCTAAAAGATGCTGGTGCAGATTTAACCATAAAAGATGCGAATGGTGATACACCTTTGTCGTGGGGAAGCTGGCACTTAAGACCCTCAAATATATTAGGTTTACTGTTGTATGGAAATGTACCGGGCTGGTATGGATTTCCTAATCCTAATCTGAATGGTGAAGATTTAAAATAA
- the istA gene encoding IS21 family transposase, producing the protein MDQVKSIIKNYLSTRSIKATARQLKISKNTVREYLRRSQAYTEDIGQLLLLDDDQLKVILYGTHTPSQTDRSATLSQQQDYWIKELRRVGVTRQLLWEEYRVEHPDGYGYSQFCEYLKRGIGRKDLTLSLNHVPGQELMVDFSGKKLEWVDLSTGQVHSCEVLVAVFPHSHYAFVIALASQQLAHFVHGLNQALSFFGGLPQVLLSDNLKSYVTRADRYEPTFTQLCEQLAAHYQLDLQATRVGKPKDKASVENAVGVVYNRIYGPLRNEVFSSLAALNEGIREQLDRHNAKAYQKKKGVDKVFFRPTNAHK; encoded by the coding sequence ATGGATCAAGTAAAAAGCATTATCAAAAATTATCTGAGTACCCGTTCGATTAAGGCTACGGCCCGTCAACTAAAAATATCGAAGAATACGGTACGCGAGTATCTGCGTCGCAGCCAAGCTTATACGGAGGATATAGGGCAGCTTTTATTGTTAGATGATGATCAACTTAAGGTTATCCTGTATGGCACCCATACGCCTAGCCAAACGGACCGCAGCGCTACCTTATCTCAACAGCAGGACTATTGGATAAAAGAATTACGTCGAGTAGGTGTAACGCGGCAGTTGTTATGGGAAGAATACCGGGTGGAACATCCAGATGGTTATGGTTATAGTCAGTTTTGTGAATATCTAAAAAGAGGGATTGGCCGCAAAGATCTTACGCTGAGTTTGAACCATGTTCCAGGTCAAGAACTGATGGTAGATTTTAGTGGAAAGAAACTTGAGTGGGTAGATCTCAGTACGGGCCAAGTCCATTCATGTGAAGTCCTGGTAGCGGTGTTTCCCCATAGCCATTATGCATTTGTCATTGCCTTGGCTAGTCAACAGCTTGCCCATTTTGTGCATGGTCTGAACCAAGCGCTGTCATTTTTTGGTGGCCTTCCTCAGGTCCTCTTATCGGATAATTTAAAATCTTATGTTACCAGGGCCGATAGATATGAACCCACTTTCACCCAATTATGTGAGCAATTAGCTGCCCACTATCAATTGGACTTACAGGCTACCCGAGTGGGTAAACCCAAGGATAAAGCCAGTGTGGAAAATGCTGTAGGTGTGGTCTATAACCGTATTTATGGCCCTTTAAGAAATGAAGTCTTCTCCAGTTTAGCGGCCCTAAACGAGGGCATTAGAGAACAACTTGATCGGCACAATGCCAAGGCTTATCAAAAAAAGAAGGGAGTCGACAAAGTATTTTTCAGACCTACGAACGCCCACAAATGA
- a CDS encoding ATP-binding protein, with translation MKNVSLQRMKQLKLIGMANAYEAILGLPINQQPEAHQLLATLLDAEHDNRSNKKMQMFVRLSKLRYQATLPDIDCDQQRNLSKEKLLKLADCSYIQRGENILITGATGCGKSYLACALGHQACVLGHRTLYFNMNRLTEQIALARTDGSLLKWLDRIKKAALIIFDDFGLQPITPAIKLILLQILEDRYEAAATLICSQLPVNKWYEYF, from the coding sequence ATGAAAAATGTATCCCTGCAAAGGATGAAGCAACTCAAATTAATCGGAATGGCCAATGCTTATGAGGCTATATTGGGCTTGCCTATCAACCAGCAACCCGAAGCACATCAACTCTTGGCTACCCTGCTAGATGCAGAGCATGACAACCGGTCTAATAAAAAAATGCAAATGTTTGTAAGACTCAGCAAACTCCGATATCAAGCCACTTTACCTGATATTGATTGCGATCAACAGCGAAATCTAAGTAAAGAAAAACTCCTCAAATTAGCCGATTGCTCCTACATCCAAAGGGGAGAAAATATCCTCATCACCGGGGCAACCGGTTGTGGTAAATCCTATCTGGCATGTGCCCTAGGTCATCAAGCTTGCGTCTTAGGTCACAGAACCCTCTACTTCAACATGAATCGATTAACCGAACAAATTGCCCTGGCAAGAACCGATGGATCACTCCTCAAGTGGTTGGACAGAATTAAAAAAGCAGCACTCATTATCTTTGATGATTTTGGTCTACAACCCATTACACCAGCCATCAAACTGATCCTCTTACAAATACTCGAAGACCGATACGAAGCAGCAGCTACTTTAATCTGCTCACAACTACCCGTCAACAAGTGGTATGAATATTTTTGA
- a CDS encoding isochorismatase family cysteine hydrolase, with protein MQDKALVIIDIQNDITKNYKEIIGNINKTIDWAVENEIHVVYIKHYNLSAGTRTLKPNTHGSELVSDMKLVSKNIFEKSKGNAMTSEGFADFIKKNEISEFYITGADAIACVKSTVFNMCKVNYKVTVLSDCITSYDKRKIDEMLEYYEKKGSEVLTLNELIN; from the coding sequence ATGCAGGATAAAGCCTTAGTCATAATTGACATTCAAAATGATATTACGAAAAACTACAAGGAAATTATTGGCAATATCAATAAGACAATTGATTGGGCTGTGGAAAATGAAATACATGTAGTTTACATAAAACATTATAACTTATCAGCAGGCACAAGGACTTTAAAACCCAATACTCATGGGTCTGAATTAGTTTCGGACATGAAATTGGTTTCCAAAAACATTTTTGAAAAATCCAAAGGCAACGCTATGACCAGCGAAGGTTTTGCTGACTTTATAAAGAAAAATGAAATAAGCGAATTTTATATTACAGGTGCAGATGCCATTGCTTGCGTAAAGTCAACCGTCTTTAATATGTGCAAAGTAAATTACAAAGTTACAGTCTTATCAGATTGTATTACGAGTTATGATAAAAGGAAAATTGACGAAATGTTAGAGTATTATGAGAAAAAAGGTAGTGAAGTATTAACGCTGAATGAATTGATAAATTGA
- the istA gene encoding IS21 family transposase: MDQVKSIIKNYLSTRSIKATARQLKISKNTVREYLRRSQAYTEDIGQLLLLDDDQLKVILYGTHTPSQTDRSATLSQQQDYWIKELRRVGVTRQLLWEEYRVEHPDGYGYSQFCEYLKRGIGRKDLTLSLNHVPGQELMVDFSGKKLEWVDLSTGQVHSCEVLVAVFPHSHYAFVIALASQQLAHFVHGLNQALSFFGGLPQVLLSDNLKSYVTRADRYEPTFTQLCEQLAAHYQLDLQATRVGKPKDKASVENAVGVVYNRIYGPLRNEVFSSLAALNEGIREQLDRHNAKAYQKKEGSRQSIFQTYERPQMRDLPSDLFEIKKITRAKIQLNYHVFIGEEKNFYSVPCQYVGQQAQIIYTPKVVEVFLNSERIALHQRLEGRGSYHYQTQEQHMPKHHQEWKKSLGYDAEYFLTQAKLIGPATHWAIQLVLVSRIHQEQSYNSCKGILHLTKKYSKERLEQAALRCQKVSRVSYNMLKRILLLELDQVEEQPAQLKLPLHDNIRGPQQYQ, from the coding sequence ATGGATCAAGTAAAAAGCATTATCAAAAATTATCTGAGTACCCGTTCGATTAAGGCTACGGCCCGTCAACTAAAAATATCGAAGAATACGGTACGCGAGTATCTGCGTCGCAGCCAAGCTTATACGGAGGATATAGGGCAGCTTTTATTGTTAGATGATGATCAACTTAAGGTTATCCTGTATGGCACCCATACGCCTAGCCAAACGGACCGCAGCGCTACCTTATCTCAACAGCAGGACTATTGGATAAAAGAATTACGTCGAGTAGGTGTAACGCGGCAGTTGTTATGGGAAGAATACCGGGTGGAACATCCAGATGGTTATGGTTATAGTCAGTTTTGTGAATATCTAAAAAGAGGGATTGGCCGCAAAGATCTTACGCTGAGTTTGAACCATGTTCCAGGTCAAGAACTGATGGTAGATTTTAGTGGAAAGAAACTTGAGTGGGTAGATCTCAGTACGGGCCAAGTCCATTCATGTGAAGTCCTGGTAGCGGTGTTTCCCCATAGCCATTATGCATTTGTCATTGCCTTGGCTAGTCAACAGCTTGCCCATTTTGTGCATGGTCTGAACCAAGCGCTGTCATTTTTTGGTGGCCTTCCTCAGGTCCTCTTATCGGATAATTTAAAATCTTATGTTACCAGGGCCGATAGATATGAACCCACTTTCACCCAATTATGTGAGCAATTAGCTGCCCACTATCAATTGGACTTACAGGCTACCCGAGTGGGTAAACCCAAGGATAAAGCCAGTGTGGAAAATGCTGTAGGTGTGGTCTATAACCGTATTTATGGCCCTTTAAGAAATGAAGTCTTCTCCAGTTTAGCGGCCCTAAACGAGGGCATTAGAGAACAACTTGATCGGCACAATGCCAAGGCTTATCAAAAAAAAGAAGGGAGTCGACAAAGTATTTTTCAGACCTACGAACGCCCACAAATGAGAGATCTTCCCAGCGATTTATTTGAGATCAAGAAAATAACCCGTGCTAAAATCCAACTCAATTACCATGTTTTTATCGGAGAAGAAAAGAATTTTTACTCCGTTCCCTGCCAGTATGTAGGCCAACAAGCACAGATCATTTATACCCCTAAAGTAGTGGAAGTCTTCCTCAACAGTGAGCGCATTGCCTTGCACCAAAGGTTGGAGGGGCGGGGTAGCTATCATTATCAGACCCAAGAACAGCATATGCCCAAACACCATCAAGAATGGAAAAAAAGTCTGGGTTACGACGCTGAATATTTTTTGACCCAGGCCAAACTAATAGGCCCAGCCACCCACTGGGCTATTCAGTTGGTACTGGTCTCCAGAATCCATCAAGAGCAATCCTACAACAGTTGTAAAGGCATCTTACACCTCACTAAAAAGTACTCTAAGGAACGATTAGAACAAGCCGCACTACGTTGTCAAAAGGTCAGTAGAGTCAGTTATAACATGCTCAAAAGAATCCTGCTCCTTGAATTGGATCAGGTCGAGGAACAACCTGCTCAACTCAAACTACCACTACATGATAATATCCGTGGCCCTCAACAGTATCAATAA
- a CDS encoding nuclear transport factor 2 family protein, producing MNKIIKVGLIGIFLIFGILAKAQTEDSKSEIEQITETLMDYIEGTANGQPERLRKAFHPDFNLYTVTTEDSLRIRSGEEYISNIKEGEKANRIGRIISIDYEKDAAIAKAEIIIPNWRIFTDYFLLLKYEGTWKIVQKSYTWREIPKKE from the coding sequence ATGAATAAAATCATTAAAGTCGGGTTAATTGGAATATTCCTCATTTTCGGAATTCTTGCAAAAGCACAAACAGAGGATAGCAAATCAGAAATTGAACAAATTACTGAAACATTAATGGACTACATTGAGGGCACAGCCAATGGACAACCTGAAAGATTAAGAAAGGCTTTTCACCCCGACTTCAATCTTTACACAGTTACAACCGAAGACAGTTTGAGAATTCGTTCAGGTGAAGAATACATTTCAAATATAAAGGAAGGAGAGAAGGCAAATCGCATTGGACGAATTATTTCCATAGATTACGAAAAAGATGCAGCAATTGCGAAAGCGGAAATTATCATTCCGAATTGGCGAATTTTTACTGATTATTTTTTGCTGCTTAAATATGAAGGAACCTGGAAAATTGTACAAAAGAGTTACACTTGGAGAGAAATTCCAAAAAAGGAATAA
- a CDS encoding phage integrase N-terminal SAM-like domain-containing protein: MDNHINLSNNALATRTNDVSGVRHLMMQLGNLPEDCSVDEIKGFLAKLRDTGQLSSSSINLRVCGLKYYFRHMVNRLDLMVGIPNPRIAKPAKSEM; encoded by the coding sequence ATGGACAATCATATAAACCTAAGCAACAATGCGCTTGCTACCCGAACGAATGATGTAAGCGGGGTGCGTCATCTGATGATGCAGCTGGGTAACCTGCCCGAGGATTGTAGTGTAGATGAGATCAAAGGATTTTTGGCCAAACTTCGGGATACGGGACAGCTGTCAAGCTCCTCGATTAACCTTCGGGTCTGTGGATTGAAGTACTACTTTCGACATATGGTAAACCGCTTGGATTTGATGGTAGGCATCCCTAATCCACGCATTGCCAAGCCAGCGAAGTCGGAAATGTAA
- the typA gene encoding translational GTPase TypA: MKSIRNIAIIAHVDHGKTTLVDKMLLAGKLFKDHETPGELIMDSNDLERERGITILSKNVSIIYKDTKINIIDTPGHSDFGGEVERVLNMADGVLLLVDAFEGPMPQTRFVLQKAIQLGLKPIVVINKVDKENCKPEEVQESVFDLMFALDATEDQLDFPTLYGSAKFGWMNTDYRKQTEDIFPLLDAIIEYIPAPKIEEGTTQLLVTSLDFSNYLGRIAVGRLQRGTLKSGQQVALVNKEGGTNRHRIKNLFVFEGFERREVETVQAGDICAVFGVEGFEIGDTIADAEFPEALPTIAIDEPTMSMVFTINNSPFFGQEGKYVTSRHVRDRLNKELERNLALRLEETESPEIMKVYGRGVLHLAVLIETMRREGYELQIGQPQVILKRIDDVVHEPIEELNIDLPEDVSGKAIEMVTRRKGLLISMQPKGDRVLLEFEIPSRGIIGLRNNMLTATGGEAIMTHRFKAFQPHKGEIPGRINGSLISMETGKSIPYSINNLQDRGKFFVAANKDIYEGQVVGENSRPGDLVINLTKTKKLSNVRASGSDDKLKLIPPIEFSLEEALEYIQADEYVEVTPQSIRLRKILLKENERKRSKNAALV, translated from the coding sequence ATGAAGTCAATCCGAAATATAGCTATTATTGCGCACGTTGACCACGGGAAAACCACCCTGGTGGATAAAATGTTGCTAGCAGGAAAGTTATTCAAAGATCATGAAACCCCAGGTGAATTGATCATGGATAGTAATGATCTGGAGCGGGAACGTGGCATTACGATTCTATCCAAAAACGTGTCTATTATTTATAAGGATACCAAGATCAACATTATAGACACCCCTGGTCACAGCGATTTTGGGGGAGAAGTGGAGCGCGTGTTGAATATGGCAGATGGCGTTTTGCTGTTGGTTGATGCTTTTGAAGGGCCCATGCCACAAACTCGCTTTGTTTTGCAAAAGGCGATCCAATTGGGGCTAAAGCCCATTGTCGTCATCAATAAAGTCGACAAAGAGAATTGCAAACCGGAAGAGGTGCAAGAATCTGTTTTTGATTTGATGTTTGCCTTGGATGCAACCGAGGATCAATTGGATTTTCCGACGCTTTATGGCTCCGCCAAGTTTGGCTGGATGAATACCGATTATCGAAAGCAGACGGAAGACATTTTCCCATTGTTGGATGCCATTATTGAATATATTCCAGCACCCAAAATTGAAGAAGGTACCACACAGCTCTTGGTTACTTCTTTAGATTTTTCCAACTACCTGGGCCGAATTGCTGTAGGAAGGTTACAAAGGGGAACCCTGAAAAGTGGCCAACAGGTGGCATTAGTGAATAAAGAAGGAGGGACTAATCGACATCGGATCAAGAATCTTTTCGTTTTTGAAGGTTTTGAGCGCAGAGAAGTAGAGACGGTACAAGCAGGAGATATTTGCGCGGTATTTGGGGTAGAAGGTTTTGAAATTGGCGATACGATCGCAGATGCAGAATTTCCAGAGGCACTACCTACGATTGCGATCGATGAACCTACAATGAGCATGGTCTTTACGATCAATAACTCTCCCTTTTTCGGCCAGGAGGGCAAATATGTTACTTCCAGACACGTGAGGGACCGATTGAATAAAGAGTTGGAGCGGAATCTTGCCCTTCGCCTGGAAGAAACGGAGTCCCCTGAAATAATGAAGGTTTACGGTAGAGGGGTATTGCACTTGGCTGTACTCATTGAAACCATGCGTAGAGAAGGATACGAATTGCAGATCGGACAACCACAGGTCATCCTCAAGCGCATTGATGATGTGGTTCATGAGCCCATTGAAGAGTTGAATATTGACCTCCCGGAAGATGTTTCCGGAAAGGCTATTGAGATGGTGACTCGCAGAAAAGGGCTCCTCATCAGTATGCAACCCAAGGGCGATCGGGTCTTATTGGAATTTGAAATCCCCTCTCGGGGAATTATTGGCTTGCGAAATAACATGCTGACTGCCACGGGAGGAGAAGCTATTATGACTCACCGCTTTAAGGCATTTCAACCCCACAAAGGAGAGATTCCTGGTCGGATCAATGGTTCCTTGATCAGTATGGAAACCGGAAAGTCGATTCCTTACAGTATTAACAACCTACAGGATCGGGGCAAATTCTTTGTCGCCGCTAATAAAGATATTTACGAAGGACAAGTAGTAGGCGAAAATAGCCGCCCAGGCGATTTGGTGATTAACCTGACCAAAACCAAGAAACTGTCTAACGTTCGTGCTTCGGGATCGGATGATAAATTGAAACTGATTCCACCTATCGAATTCTCCCTGGAGGAGGCACTGGAATATATCCAGGCCGATGAATATGTGGAAGTAACACCTCAATCTATTCGTCTGCGTAAAATCCTCTTGAAGGAAAATGAACGCAAGCGTTCAAAAAATGCTGCATTGGTGTAG
- a CDS encoding ATP-binding protein has translation MQHQLDHFDISHPNGVSTQQLKQLRELLWLEQHYNLILMGPSGVGKTFIAAGLAYDAIKTGYDALFRTMQQLLDTLKLKDITPTAKAEYQRFLKAQLLVIDDMMMFPMEKNDANRLFHLINHLHEQSSIVITTNKSPKEWAQVLNDEVLATAMLDRLLYRCEIIQLTGKSYRLANRKTIFENTIESDS, from the coding sequence ATCCAACACCAACTCGATCACTTTGACATTAGCCATCCAAATGGTGTATCAACTCAACAACTGAAGCAACTCAGAGAATTACTCTGGCTCGAACAGCACTATAACCTTATCCTAATGGGACCTAGCGGAGTAGGAAAAACTTTCATCGCCGCAGGACTAGCATATGATGCTATCAAAACTGGATACGATGCCCTGTTCAGAACCATGCAACAGCTACTGGATACACTCAAACTCAAAGATATAACGCCTACTGCCAAAGCTGAATACCAGCGCTTTCTCAAAGCCCAACTCCTGGTCATCGATGATATGATGATGTTCCCAATGGAGAAAAATGACGCTAACCGATTGTTCCACCTGATCAATCACTTGCACGAACAAAGTTCGATCGTTATCACAACCAACAAAAGTCCTAAGGAGTGGGCACAAGTCCTCAACGATGAAGTCCTCGCAACGGCCATGCTAGACCGACTACTGTACCGATGTGAAATTATCCAGCTTACTGGTAAAAGCTACCGATTGGCAAATCGAAAAACTATTTTTGAAAATACCATCGAATCAGACAGCTGA